One window of the Burkholderia ubonensis subsp. mesacidophila genome contains the following:
- a CDS encoding YqaE/Pmp3 family membrane protein, with amino-acid sequence MRLLLALLVPWLQFFTIGRPFAGLICLILQLTLIGWIPAAIWSVYALSQYKTDRKIEEALGARR; translated from the coding sequence ATGCGCCTGCTTCTCGCCTTGCTGGTCCCGTGGCTGCAATTCTTCACGATCGGTCGCCCGTTTGCCGGGCTGATCTGCCTGATCCTGCAACTGACGCTGATCGGCTGGATCCCGGCCGCGATCTGGTCGGTCTACGCACTGAGCCAGTACAAGACCGACCGCAAGATCGAGGAAGCGTTGGGCGCCCGCCGCTGA
- a CDS encoding porin encodes MKKITFALCVAGGLCTAAHAQGTVTLYGIVDAGLGYASNQRVATSKGSLGAPVAYRGASSYSFASGTWSGSRWGLKGKEDLGDGLAAVFQLENGFNIGTGQLGQGGRMFGRQAWMGLSSTRYGTLTMGRQYDPIVDFVGSIGPGSFLTGMGAHPGDLDNIDNQARESNSVKYVSPKFGGFTFGALYGFGNQAGSVKNQNTWSVGGQYVNGPFAIGAAYLYATNAFGANGGAWTGSYDGTFASSINEGFASAKSMRIVAAASTYQIGAVTMGLSYSNTQYRAGAFSTFAGTATYNSVGGTVSWQASPALRVAAGYDFTRGSSVGGEAAPKYHQLNLASYYFLSKRTALYGLVGYQKASGRTLDPYGNVVNATASVGDVGNGISSASDTQTLVRVGVRHTF; translated from the coding sequence ATGAAGAAGATCACTTTCGCGCTCTGCGTCGCCGGCGGCCTCTGCACCGCGGCGCATGCGCAAGGCACCGTCACGCTCTACGGGATCGTCGACGCGGGGCTCGGGTACGCGAGCAACCAGCGCGTCGCGACGAGCAAGGGTTCGCTGGGCGCGCCGGTCGCGTATCGCGGCGCATCGAGCTACAGCTTCGCGAGCGGCACGTGGTCCGGCAGCCGGTGGGGGCTGAAGGGCAAGGAAGACCTCGGCGACGGGCTCGCGGCGGTGTTCCAGCTCGAGAACGGCTTCAACATCGGCACCGGGCAGCTCGGCCAGGGCGGCCGGATGTTCGGCCGCCAGGCGTGGATGGGGCTGTCGAGCACGCGCTACGGCACGCTGACGATGGGCCGCCAGTACGACCCGATCGTCGACTTCGTCGGCTCGATCGGGCCCGGCTCGTTCCTGACCGGGATGGGCGCGCATCCGGGCGATCTCGACAACATCGACAACCAGGCGCGCGAGAGCAACTCGGTCAAGTACGTCAGCCCGAAGTTCGGCGGCTTCACGTTCGGCGCGCTGTACGGCTTCGGCAACCAGGCCGGCAGCGTGAAGAACCAGAACACGTGGAGCGTCGGCGGCCAGTACGTGAACGGGCCGTTCGCGATCGGCGCCGCGTACCTGTACGCGACGAACGCGTTCGGCGCGAACGGCGGCGCATGGACCGGCTCGTACGACGGCACGTTCGCGTCGTCGATCAACGAGGGCTTCGCGTCGGCGAAGAGCATGCGGATCGTCGCGGCCGCGTCGACCTACCAGATCGGCGCGGTGACGATGGGCCTGTCGTACAGCAATACGCAGTACCGGGCGGGCGCGTTCTCGACGTTTGCCGGCACCGCGACCTACAACTCGGTCGGCGGCACCGTGTCGTGGCAGGCGTCGCCCGCGCTGCGCGTCGCGGCGGGCTACGACTTCACGCGCGGCAGCTCGGTCGGCGGCGAAGCCGCGCCGAAGTATCACCAGCTGAACCTCGCGTCGTATTACTTCCTGTCGAAGCGTACCGCGCTGTACGGCCTCGTCGGCTACCAGAAGGCGAGCGGCAGGACGCTCGATCCGTATGGCAACGTCGTCAATGCGACGGCGTCGGTCGGCGACGTCGGCAACGGCATTTCGTCCGCGAGCGATACGCAGACGCTCGTGCGGGTGGGCGTGCGGCATACGTTCTGA
- a CDS encoding TIGR00725 family protein, with protein MPVGVIGPRDATQMQLRVAEQIAHGIAAAGVALVGGGKQGVMEAAARGAHAAGGCAIGLLPEDDAREANPYLSVALPTGLGITRNALIARASLCLIAVGGGLGTLSEIALGLQWGKPVFTICDAPQVAGVECFDEADQLVARVARWLSDSA; from the coding sequence ATGCCGGTCGGCGTGATCGGGCCGCGCGACGCGACGCAGATGCAGTTGCGCGTCGCCGAGCAGATCGCGCACGGGATCGCGGCGGCGGGCGTCGCGCTCGTCGGCGGCGGCAAGCAGGGCGTGATGGAAGCCGCCGCGCGCGGCGCGCATGCGGCCGGCGGATGCGCGATCGGGCTGTTGCCCGAGGATGACGCGCGGGAGGCGAACCCGTACCTGAGCGTCGCGCTGCCGACCGGCCTCGGCATCACGCGCAACGCGCTGATCGCGCGCGCGTCGCTGTGCCTGATCGCAGTGGGCGGCGGCCTCGGCACGCTGTCCGAGATCGCGCTCGGCCTGCAATGGGGCAAGCCGGTGTTCACGATTTGCGACGCGCCGCAGGTGGCGGGCGTCGAATGCTTCGACGAAGCGGATCAGCTCGTCGCGCGTGTCGCGCGCTGGCTGTCCGATTCGGCGTAG
- a CDS encoding ABC transporter permease — protein sequence MRISSMERGVMRRYGAVPAAALLAVCFALPLAALVGAAFTDGGRAFAAVLGDPLVADAIVRSLALAVGAGTLSVGIGVPVAFALAGQSPARRRWSLALLGVPLAFSGLVIAYGFILAFGRAGFVTTLLASLGADANVVGGAIYTMPGLALAYAYYLIPRVALILYPALANLDRRPLEAALTLGAQPWRAWLDVAWRELWPSVASAWCLVSAIALGTYGTALALAGTQINILPLLMYLKLSDGQTDFSQAAALSIVLTALCTCVLALGEGLVRQRRH from the coding sequence ATGCGGATCTCGTCCATGGAGCGCGGCGTGATGCGCCGCTACGGCGCCGTGCCGGCCGCCGCGCTGCTCGCGGTGTGCTTCGCGCTGCCGCTCGCCGCGCTCGTCGGCGCGGCGTTCACCGACGGCGGCCGCGCGTTCGCCGCGGTGCTCGGCGATCCGCTCGTCGCCGATGCGATCGTGCGTTCGCTGGCGCTCGCGGTGGGCGCCGGCACGCTGTCCGTCGGCATCGGCGTGCCGGTCGCGTTCGCGCTCGCCGGGCAGTCGCCGGCGCGGCGGCGCTGGTCGCTCGCGCTGCTCGGCGTGCCGCTGGCGTTTTCCGGGCTGGTGATCGCGTATGGCTTCATCCTCGCGTTCGGCCGGGCCGGCTTCGTGACGACGCTGCTCGCGTCGCTCGGCGCAGACGCCAACGTCGTGGGCGGCGCGATCTACACGATGCCGGGGCTGGCGCTCGCCTACGCGTACTACCTGATCCCGCGCGTCGCGCTGATTCTCTATCCGGCGCTCGCGAATCTCGACCGGCGCCCGCTCGAGGCGGCGCTGACGCTCGGGGCGCAGCCGTGGCGGGCGTGGCTCGACGTCGCGTGGCGGGAGCTGTGGCCGTCGGTCGCGTCGGCGTGGTGCCTCGTCAGCGCGATCGCGCTCGGCACGTACGGCACGGCGCTCGCGCTCGCGGGCACGCAAATCAACATCCTGCCGCTGCTGATGTACCTGAAGCTGTCGGACGGGCAAACCGATTTCTCGCAGGCGGCCGCGCTGTCGATCGTGCTGACGGCGCTCTGCACCTGCGTTCTTGCACTGGGGGAAGGCCTTGTTCGGCAACGGCGTCATTGA
- a CDS encoding extracellular solute-binding protein, with protein sequence MSARSLFLHAFRREIGRRLLALCALATLAPLSAHAAPLYSGEDALYEKAADEGLVVSFDTGPEWANWKALFAEFRKRYPKVEITYNDIGSAATVVALDKSRRRPQADTAYYFAASALDAAGKDVVAPFKPLNFDKLPTVFRAADGRWFAVHSLNIAFLVNRKLVKNVPQRWSDLLKPEYRNAVVYLDPRSTGQGQVAVFAAAYANGGSVENPKPGAEFFGKLKNAGNVLRVEGTTPYAKFVKGEIPILIGYENDGLKAKYADGMGDAAEVVIPQDGSVSAPYAMSLVKNGPNPAAAQLWLNLVMSDVGQALFAQGYVRPAVPGTPVAQDVAAKLPNAPQVRPLDVAKAAARKAEVDQLWSQATLGK encoded by the coding sequence ATGTCCGCACGCAGCCTCTTCCTCCATGCCTTCCGCCGTGAGATTGGCCGCCGCCTGCTGGCGCTCTGCGCGCTCGCGACGCTCGCGCCGTTGAGCGCCCATGCCGCGCCGCTTTATTCCGGCGAAGACGCGCTGTACGAGAAGGCCGCCGACGAAGGGCTCGTCGTGTCGTTCGACACCGGGCCGGAATGGGCGAACTGGAAGGCGCTGTTCGCCGAATTCCGCAAGCGCTATCCGAAGGTCGAGATCACGTACAACGACATCGGCTCGGCGGCCACCGTCGTCGCGCTCGACAAGTCGCGGCGCCGCCCGCAGGCCGATACCGCGTACTACTTTGCGGCGTCGGCGCTCGACGCGGCGGGCAAGGACGTGGTCGCGCCGTTCAAGCCGCTCAACTTCGACAAGCTGCCGACGGTGTTCCGCGCGGCCGACGGCCGCTGGTTCGCGGTGCACTCGCTGAACATCGCGTTCCTCGTCAACAGGAAGCTCGTCAAGAACGTGCCGCAGCGCTGGTCCGACCTGCTGAAGCCCGAGTACCGCAACGCGGTCGTCTATCTCGATCCGCGCTCGACCGGGCAGGGGCAGGTCGCGGTGTTCGCGGCCGCGTATGCGAACGGCGGCAGCGTCGAGAACCCGAAGCCGGGCGCGGAATTCTTCGGCAAGCTGAAGAACGCGGGCAACGTGCTGCGCGTCGAGGGCACGACGCCCTACGCGAAGTTCGTGAAAGGCGAGATCCCGATCCTGATCGGCTACGAGAACGACGGGCTCAAGGCGAAATACGCGGACGGCATGGGCGACGCGGCGGAAGTCGTGATTCCGCAGGACGGTAGCGTGTCGGCACCGTACGCGATGAGCCTCGTGAAGAACGGGCCGAACCCGGCCGCCGCGCAGCTGTGGCTGAACCTCGTGATGAGCGACGTCGGGCAGGCGCTGTTCGCGCAAGGCTACGTGCGCCCGGCGGTGCCCGGCACGCCGGTGGCGCAGGACGTCGCGGCGAAGCTGCCGAATGCGCCGCAGGTGCGCCCGCTCGACGTCGCGAAGGCCGCGGCGCGCAAGGCCGAAGTCGACCAGCTGTGGTCGCAGGCGACGCTCGGCAAGTAA
- a CDS encoding ABC transporter ATP-binding protein, whose amino-acid sequence MSLDFENVSFQYPGARHGVDAVTLAATPGELLAVMGRSGSGKSTLLRLAAGLLDGYRGRIAIGGDDMAGVPVWRREVGMVFQHYALFPNLSVVDNVGYGLKMRGVPAAQRRRRALEMLERVGLAAQADRRTTMLSGGQQQRVALARALVIEPKLLLLDEPLAALDAGIRHQLRDEIRALQRACGATTLLVTHDQDEALSMADRVAIVDGGRVLQAGTPRDLYERPASAQVARFVGHSTVLRGRVLAQGAVDVRFTTLCAETGAHRPGDTVDVLVRPEHVQPDPPAYAVNRIDGRVGEVRYFGATQRFDFMPAGATDALLGEGRELPARCIAIEPRHLLVLPAA is encoded by the coding sequence ATGAGCCTCGATTTCGAAAACGTCAGCTTCCAGTATCCGGGCGCCCGTCACGGCGTCGACGCGGTCACGCTCGCCGCGACGCCGGGCGAACTGCTCGCGGTGATGGGCCGCAGCGGCTCCGGCAAGTCCACGCTGCTGCGCCTGGCCGCCGGCCTGCTCGACGGCTATCGCGGCCGCATCGCGATCGGCGGCGACGACATGGCCGGCGTGCCGGTGTGGCGGCGCGAGGTCGGGATGGTGTTCCAGCATTACGCGCTGTTCCCGAACCTGTCGGTCGTCGACAACGTCGGCTACGGCCTGAAGATGCGCGGCGTGCCGGCGGCGCAGCGGCGCCGGCGCGCGCTCGAGATGCTCGAGCGCGTCGGCCTCGCGGCGCAGGCGGATCGACGCACGACGATGCTGTCGGGCGGCCAGCAGCAGCGCGTCGCGCTGGCGCGCGCGCTCGTGATCGAGCCGAAGCTGCTGCTGCTCGACGAGCCGCTCGCGGCGCTCGACGCCGGCATCCGTCACCAGCTGCGCGACGAGATCCGCGCGCTGCAGCGCGCGTGCGGCGCGACGACGCTGCTCGTCACGCACGACCAGGACGAGGCGCTCAGCATGGCCGACCGCGTCGCGATCGTCGACGGCGGCCGCGTGTTGCAGGCCGGCACGCCGCGCGACCTGTACGAGCGCCCGGCGAGCGCGCAGGTCGCGCGCTTCGTCGGCCATTCGACGGTGCTGCGCGGCCGCGTGCTCGCGCAGGGCGCGGTCGACGTGCGCTTCACGACGCTGTGCGCGGAAACGGGCGCGCACCGGCCGGGCGACACGGTCGACGTGCTGGTGCGGCCCGAACACGTGCAGCCCGATCCGCCCGCGTATGCGGTGAACCGCATCGACGGCCGGGTCGGCGAGGTGCGCTACTTCGGCGCGACGCAGCGTTTCGACTTCATGCCGGCGGGCGCAACCGATGCATTGCTGGGCGAAGGGCGCGAACTGCCCGCGCGCTGCATCGCGATCGAGCCGCGCCATCTGCTCGTGCTGCCCGCCGCGTAA
- a CDS encoding ABC transporter permease — MHPSTAPALADGVPIRRNNAVRPSAWRFVLQALVAVFGVYLLLPIALLLIGSVGQSWTNTLLPTGVTGHWFADLAANRSFTRAFGVSLVVALACCAINAVLGLPLAYALHHRAQAGRGLATRVVMLMPIAVPALTLGFGYIAIFSGDTLPWLGTLPLMIAAHAVLTLPYLLQTLLSDLRHLGLSHLEACAATLGATPLRQFVTIVLPNLRHSLFSGLVMVAALSIGEFQMSNLIAGFRYRNYPIVLLQAFYGASGMACAATVVLLVLAVLATLASVGTVQRLK; from the coding sequence ATGCATCCGTCTACCGCCCCGGCACTGGCCGATGGTGTTCCGATTCGTCGTAACAATGCCGTGCGCCCGAGCGCGTGGCGCTTCGTGCTGCAGGCGCTCGTCGCGGTGTTCGGGGTCTACCTGCTGCTGCCGATCGCACTCCTGCTGATCGGCTCGGTCGGGCAGTCGTGGACGAACACGCTGCTGCCGACCGGCGTCACCGGGCACTGGTTCGCGGATCTCGCGGCGAACCGCAGCTTCACCCGCGCGTTCGGCGTGAGCCTCGTCGTCGCGCTGGCCTGCTGCGCGATCAACGCGGTGCTGGGGCTGCCGCTCGCCTATGCGCTGCATCACCGCGCGCAGGCCGGCCGCGGCCTCGCGACGCGCGTGGTGATGCTGATGCCGATCGCCGTGCCGGCGCTGACGCTCGGCTTCGGCTACATCGCGATCTTCAGCGGCGACACGCTGCCGTGGCTCGGCACGCTGCCGCTGATGATCGCCGCGCACGCGGTGCTGACGCTGCCGTACCTGCTGCAGACGCTGCTGAGCGACCTGCGCCACCTGGGCCTCTCGCATCTGGAGGCGTGCGCCGCGACGCTCGGCGCGACGCCGCTGCGCCAGTTCGTCACGATCGTGCTGCCGAACCTGCGGCACAGCCTGTTTTCCGGCCTCGTGATGGTGGCCGCGCTGTCGATCGGCGAATTCCAGATGTCGAACCTGATCGCGGGCTTTCGCTACCGCAACTACCCGATCGTGCTGCTGCAGGCGTTCTACGGCGCGTCGGGAATGGCCTGCGCGGCGACCGTCGTGCTGCTCGTCCTCGCCGTGCTCGCGACGCTCGCGTCCGTCGGCACCGTGCAACGCTTGAAGTGA
- a CDS encoding LysR substrate-binding domain-containing protein translates to MKHLYPNVAELHAFASSAKYLNFSYAARELGLTPSAVSRQIANLEALFGVKLFVREGRNLALTRAGQVYHARVVGPLREIGNASIELLSARENSDLLTIASVPTFTTKWLVPRLARFLATAPSVTLSFRRHLAHGDMFPFGLDAAIRYGDGAWEGVRSDYLDGRTFAPVCTREFADRHALRAPADAAAAPRLVHEQAEIAWSAWAERHRATQMNALAGPRFEQYSVLIQAAQAGLGIALVPRFLILDNLAAGTLVEPFDAPVDVDAQGHYLCYAPERLETSEALRRFREWMLDECANG, encoded by the coding sequence ATGAAGCACCTGTATCCGAACGTGGCGGAACTGCACGCGTTCGCCAGTTCTGCGAAGTACCTGAATTTCTCGTACGCGGCGCGGGAGCTTGGCCTGACGCCCAGCGCGGTGAGCCGGCAGATCGCGAATCTCGAAGCGCTGTTCGGCGTGAAGCTGTTCGTGCGCGAGGGACGCAATCTCGCGCTGACGCGCGCCGGGCAGGTGTATCACGCACGTGTCGTCGGGCCGCTGCGCGAGATCGGCAACGCATCGATCGAACTGCTGAGCGCACGCGAGAACAGCGACCTGCTGACGATCGCGAGCGTGCCGACCTTTACGACCAAGTGGCTCGTGCCGCGGCTCGCGCGCTTTCTCGCCACCGCGCCGAGCGTCACGCTGAGCTTTCGCCGCCATCTCGCGCACGGCGACATGTTCCCGTTCGGGCTCGACGCGGCGATCCGCTACGGCGACGGCGCATGGGAAGGCGTGCGAAGCGATTACCTGGACGGGCGGACCTTCGCGCCGGTGTGCACGCGCGAATTCGCGGACCGGCATGCGCTGCGCGCGCCCGCCGACGCCGCGGCCGCGCCGCGTCTCGTGCACGAACAGGCCGAGATCGCGTGGTCCGCATGGGCGGAGCGTCATCGCGCGACGCAGATGAACGCGCTCGCGGGGCCTCGCTTCGAACAGTATTCGGTGCTGATCCAGGCGGCGCAGGCAGGGCTCGGCATCGCCCTCGTGCCGCGCTTCCTGATCCTAGACAATCTCGCGGCCGGCACGCTCGTCGAGCCGTTCGACGCGCCGGTCGACGTCGACGCGCAGGGACACTACCTGTGCTACGCGCCGGAGCGCCTCGAGACGAGCGAAGCGTTGCGGCGCTTCAGGGAATGGATGCTGGACGAGTGCGCGAACGGGTGA
- a CDS encoding alkaline phosphatase family protein: MISFFGKQRKMAMVVAGALALASAGVHAQGDNEQHEHGRRVVKHVLLLSIDGLHEQDLARCIGANTCPNVAALAQSGVTYTNAHTPGLSDSFPGLAALVTGGSPKTAGLFYDVSYDRNLYAPTDTTCSGKQGWNVVFDETTGKDAMNGGPLVNLDGGGGFNPQAIPNALVGGQCVPVYPHNYVKTNTVFEAVKSAMPSARTAWADKHAWGYDWLNGPSGKGVDDLMRTEINSIDPVTKTDYTDVYSHTAQFDNLHVQALINQIDGLDSTGKTAAPVPTLFGADFQTLSVAQKALVTKGGGYVDANFTPNGEVANAITYVDNSIGRIVNELKQRNLYSTTAVIVTAKHGQSPTDHTKLVKNGDTLTALLESKSYLDPNGNFGQNNTKTGNLNDGTGLVGTGFVQTDDVGLIWLRDRSQRNAVVTTLKANLGCNAPGICADGPQAYILYGSALAERFGDPANGRTPDIIVQPNPGVIYTSSKKKDEEHGGNAPDDNHLGLLVSYPGLHRARAVNDYVGTKQVAPTILGLLGVEPELLHAVVAEHTHVLPGLGIEH; the protein is encoded by the coding sequence ATGATTTCGTTCTTCGGCAAGCAGCGGAAGATGGCAATGGTGGTGGCGGGCGCGCTGGCGCTCGCGAGCGCGGGCGTCCACGCGCAGGGCGACAACGAACAGCATGAGCACGGCCGCCGCGTCGTGAAGCACGTGCTGCTGCTCAGCATCGACGGCCTGCATGAGCAGGATCTCGCGCGCTGCATCGGCGCGAACACGTGCCCGAACGTGGCGGCGCTCGCGCAAAGCGGCGTGACGTATACGAATGCGCACACGCCGGGCCTGTCGGATTCGTTCCCGGGCCTCGCGGCGCTCGTGACGGGCGGCTCGCCGAAGACGGCCGGCCTGTTCTACGACGTGTCGTATGACCGCAACCTGTACGCGCCGACCGACACGACCTGTTCGGGCAAGCAGGGCTGGAACGTCGTGTTCGACGAAACGACGGGCAAGGACGCGATGAACGGCGGCCCGCTCGTGAACCTCGACGGCGGCGGCGGATTCAACCCGCAGGCGATCCCGAACGCGCTCGTCGGCGGCCAGTGCGTGCCGGTCTATCCGCACAACTACGTGAAGACGAACACGGTGTTCGAGGCCGTGAAGTCGGCGATGCCGAGCGCGCGCACCGCGTGGGCCGACAAGCACGCGTGGGGCTACGACTGGCTGAACGGCCCGTCGGGCAAGGGCGTCGACGATCTCATGCGCACCGAGATCAACTCGATCGACCCGGTGACGAAGACGGACTACACGGACGTCTATTCGCATACCGCGCAGTTCGACAACCTGCACGTGCAGGCGCTGATCAACCAGATCGACGGCCTGGACTCGACCGGCAAGACGGCCGCGCCGGTGCCGACACTGTTCGGCGCGGACTTCCAGACGCTGAGCGTCGCCCAGAAGGCGCTGGTGACGAAGGGCGGCGGCTACGTGGACGCGAACTTCACGCCGAACGGGGAAGTCGCGAACGCGATCACATATGTCGACAACTCGATCGGCCGGATCGTCAACGAACTGAAGCAGCGCAACCTGTACAGCACGACCGCCGTGATCGTGACGGCGAAGCATGGCCAGTCGCCGACCGATCACACGAAGCTCGTGAAGAACGGCGACACGCTGACGGCGCTGCTCGAATCGAAGAGCTACCTCGACCCGAACGGCAACTTCGGCCAGAACAACACGAAGACGGGGAACCTGAACGACGGCACGGGCCTCGTCGGCACGGGCTTCGTGCAGACCGACGACGTCGGCTTGATCTGGCTGCGCGACCGCAGCCAGCGCAACGCCGTCGTCACGACGCTGAAGGCGAACCTCGGCTGCAACGCGCCGGGGATCTGCGCGGACGGCCCGCAGGCGTACATCCTGTACGGCTCGGCGCTCGCCGAGCGGTTCGGCGATCCGGCCAACGGCCGCACGCCGGACATCATCGTGCAGCCGAACCCGGGCGTGATCTACACGTCGAGCAAGAAGAAGGACGAGGAGCACGGCGGCAACGCGCCGGACGATAACCACCTCGGCCTGCTCGTGTCGTATCCGGGCCTCCATCGTGCGCGCGCGGTCAACGACTATGTCGGGACCAAGCAGGTCGCGCCGACGATCCTCGGGCTGCTCGGCGTCGAGCCGGAACTGCTGCACGCGGTCGTCGCCGAGCACACGCACGTGCTGCCGGGGCTGGGCATCGAGCACTGA
- a CDS encoding DUF4435 domain-containing protein, translated as MEMLKEHEIAADGAETIYHEFLLWYKRGKREVYAIVEGDEDPIFYRGVVENILPDGWNVRTIAAGRKDKVLGTLASMDWSRFSTKRICFFVDRDLSTFLGGQVASEHGNLYVTDKYSLENEIANESTLLRALREIMGVANISPDEEEVICEAYRQSFIDFSEAFSVVMAQIVSWMRAKKSPCLKNIDPSVMFRFNGELVQLKHEFLPARARVEYAAQQVGQQPDDQDVLDAVLEEFLQANGSQAFVRGKYVFWFFTKSVLQFHANIGKYCGTYPAPPRAKVAFGPKNAMAVLAGKARCWASLREFIEGNFVAHTAAHG; from the coding sequence ATGGAAATGCTAAAAGAACATGAGATCGCGGCGGATGGCGCGGAGACGATTTACCACGAGTTTTTACTCTGGTACAAGAGGGGCAAAAGAGAGGTCTACGCGATTGTAGAAGGCGACGAGGATCCCATCTTTTATCGTGGCGTTGTTGAGAACATACTTCCAGACGGTTGGAATGTTCGAACCATCGCGGCGGGGAGGAAAGATAAGGTTCTGGGCACTTTGGCATCTATGGACTGGTCAAGATTTTCGACGAAACGGATTTGCTTTTTTGTTGATCGTGATCTTTCGACGTTCTTAGGCGGTCAAGTTGCGAGTGAGCATGGCAATCTCTACGTAACTGATAAATACTCGCTAGAAAACGAAATAGCAAATGAGTCGACATTGCTTCGTGCTCTCCGGGAAATCATGGGGGTTGCAAACATCTCTCCAGACGAAGAGGAAGTAATTTGCGAAGCCTACAGGCAAAGCTTTATAGATTTTTCGGAAGCATTCTCTGTGGTGATGGCACAGATCGTCTCATGGATGAGGGCGAAAAAGAGTCCCTGCCTGAAGAATATTGATCCATCAGTAATGTTCCGATTTAATGGTGAATTGGTGCAGCTAAAGCATGAATTCTTGCCTGCGCGCGCAAGGGTCGAATATGCAGCTCAGCAAGTTGGGCAGCAGCCTGACGACCAAGACGTGCTCGACGCGGTCTTAGAGGAGTTTCTGCAAGCGAATGGTTCGCAAGCGTTCGTTCGTGGTAAATACGTTTTCTGGTTCTTTACCAAATCTGTTCTGCAGTTCCATGCAAACATTGGAAAATACTGTGGGACTTACCCGGCGCCGCCGCGAGCGAAAGTAGCGTTCGGGCCGAAGAACGCAATGGCTGTACTGGCGGGTAAAGCGCGGTGTTGGGCTTCGCTGCGAGAATTTATCGAAGGGAATTTCGTAGCACATACGGCAGCTCATGGCTGA
- a CDS encoding AAA family ATPase: MLNKLERVRVVGLHGSTTIDAEVVDGTLIIVGENGSGKTTFLRIIFYALAGRWISLSAFKFNYITLVIGGVEFKILKKDILATTKFDRAALYSMPSASRRRYQLALENGNLPEDVAIELQRAYRHGDFASADLLRQAELFDGRLKGAAKELQELRVKIRAAIDAQILYLPTYRRIERELGSIFEGVDSDGIKKGRLRNRQPENESAYIELVEFGMRDVEFAIERTLDGLKEFERENLNSLTLRYLGDVVNREYERTDVSEITNASENTIRSVLNRIHDTILGQSDREHLYNVIASAQSKGAINEHAKIVTHYFIKLLRFQQSLSEREMNIARFCELCSQYITDKKFNYNSATFSFEIVPKEPRAGLERIDLKELSSGEKQIVSLFSHVYLSGNKNYLVLIDEPELSLSVPWQRRFLLDIWKATFCSGLIAVTHSPFIYQNELKPYAHSMGEFVSN, from the coding sequence ATGCTTAATAAGCTTGAAAGAGTTCGGGTTGTCGGCCTTCATGGTTCGACGACAATCGACGCGGAAGTCGTGGATGGGACGCTGATTATTGTTGGCGAAAACGGCTCCGGGAAAACAACGTTTCTTCGGATTATTTTCTACGCACTTGCGGGGCGCTGGATTTCACTATCCGCATTTAAGTTTAATTACATAACTCTCGTTATTGGTGGGGTGGAATTCAAGATATTAAAAAAAGATATCCTGGCCACAACAAAATTTGATAGAGCTGCACTGTACTCGATGCCGTCCGCATCACGTCGACGCTATCAACTCGCTCTTGAAAACGGAAACTTACCTGAAGATGTGGCAATTGAGTTGCAGCGCGCGTACCGACACGGCGATTTCGCATCTGCTGATTTATTGAGGCAAGCTGAATTGTTTGATGGTCGCCTCAAGGGTGCTGCAAAGGAATTGCAAGAGTTGCGAGTCAAAATCAGAGCGGCAATCGATGCTCAAATTTTGTATTTGCCTACTTATCGTCGAATTGAGCGAGAATTGGGCAGTATTTTTGAGGGTGTGGATTCTGATGGCATAAAAAAGGGGAGGCTACGCAATCGACAGCCGGAAAACGAATCTGCCTATATCGAACTTGTAGAATTCGGCATGAGAGATGTCGAATTTGCTATCGAGCGAACCTTGGATGGCTTGAAGGAGTTTGAGCGTGAAAATCTTAATAGCTTGACGTTGCGTTACTTGGGCGACGTAGTGAATAGGGAGTACGAGCGCACTGATGTTAGTGAAATAACTAATGCATCCGAAAATACTATCCGTTCAGTATTGAATCGGATTCACGATACGATTTTGGGTCAATCTGATCGAGAGCATCTATATAATGTAATTGCATCTGCGCAGTCGAAGGGTGCTATAAATGAGCACGCTAAGATCGTTACTCACTATTTTATAAAGCTGCTTAGATTTCAGCAATCTCTCTCGGAAAGGGAGATGAATATTGCGCGATTTTGCGAGCTTTGCTCTCAATATATCACCGATAAAAAATTCAATTACAATAGTGCGACGTTCTCTTTCGAGATTGTGCCCAAAGAGCCGAGGGCGGGCCTGGAGCGTATCGATTTGAAGGAGCTGTCTTCCGGTGAAAAGCAGATTGTTTCGCTATTCAGTCACGTTTATCTTTCTGGAAATAAGAACTATCTGGTCCTCATCGACGAGCCAGAGTTATCACTTTCCGTGCCTTGGCAGCGTCGATTCCTGCTGGATATCTGGAAGGCGACGTTCTGCTCTGGATTGATTGCTGTTACGCATTCTCCGTTCATTTACCAAAATGAACTTAAACCATATGCCCATTCAATGGGTGAGTTTGTAAGTAACTGA